In Penaeus vannamei isolate JL-2024 chromosome 13, ASM4276789v1, whole genome shotgun sequence, the sequence acacacacacacacacacacacacacacacacacacacacacacacacacacacacagacacacacacacagatatatatatatatgtatatatctatatatatatatatatgtatatatatatatatatatagatacatatatatatatatatatatatatatatatatatatatatgtatgtatgtgtgtgtgtgtgtgtgtgtgtgtgtgtgtgtgtgtgtgtgtgtgtgtgtgtgtgtgtgtgtgtgtgtgtatatatatatatatatatatatatatatatatatatatatatatatatatatatatatgtgtgtgtgtgtgtgtgtgtgtgtgtgtgtgtgtgtgtgtgtgtgtgtgtgtgtgtgtgtgtgtgtgtgtgttaatgcatatatatatatatatatatatatatatatatatatatatatatatatatatatatatatatatatatatatttatatatatatatgtttatataatatatatataaatatatatatatatatatatatatatatatatatgtatatatgtatatatatatatatatatatatatatatatatatatatatatatgtatatatatatatatcttcatatataatttgtatatatatatatatatatatatatatatatatatatatatatatatatatgtgtgtgtgtgtgtgtgtgtgtgtgtgtgtgtgtgtatgtgtgtgtgtgtgtgtgtgtgtgtgtgtgtgtgcgtgtgcgtgtgcgtgtacgtgtgcgtgtgtgtgtgtgtgtgtgtgtgtgtatgtatgtacacacacacacacacacacacacacacacacacacacacacacacacacacacacacacacacacacgcacacgcacatgcacatacatacacacacacatatatgtgtgtgtgtgtgtgtgtgtgtgtgtatgtatgtatacacacacacacacagacacagacacacacacgcacacacacacacacacacacacacacacacacacacacacacacacacacacacacacacatatatatatatatatatatatatatatatatatatatatatatatatatatatatatgtatatatatataaatgtgtgtgtgtgtgtgtgtgtgtgtgtgtgtgtgtgtgtgtgtgtctgtgtgtgtgtgtgtatatatatatatatatatatatatatatatatatatatatatatatatatatatatatatatatatgtatatatgtacatatatatatatatatatatatatatatatatatatatatatatatatatatatatgtatgtatgtatgtatgtatatatatatgttcatatataatttgtatatatatatatttatatatatatatatatatatatatatatatatatatatatatatatatatatgtgtgtgtgtgtgtgtgtgtgtgtgtgtgggtgtgtgtgtgtgtgtgtgtgtgtgtgtgtgtgtgtgtctgtgtgtgtgtgtgtgtgtgtgcgtgtgtttgtgtgtgtgtgtgtgtgtattatatatctacatatatatacatacatacatatatatatatatatatatatatatatatatatatatatatatatatatatacatatatatatatgtgtgtgtgtgtgtgtgtgtgtgtgtgtgtgtgtgtgtgtgtgtgtgtgtgtgtgtttgtatgtgtgcgtgtgcgtgtgcgtgtgtgtgtgtgtttgtgtgtatgtatgtacacacacacacacacacacacacacacacgcacacgcacacgcacatacacacacacacacacatatatgtgtgtgtgtgtgtgtgtgtgtgtgtgtctatatatatatatatatatatatatatatatatatatatatatatatatatatatatatatatatacatatatgtgtgtgtgtgtgtgtgcgtgtgtgtgtgtgtgtatcacacaggACGATGTGATGCGTCTAGTGTGGTAGCATACAAGTCGCCTGCTTTGCATGCCTCTCGCTTTCAGCTGCCACCGCCGGCTAGCCCTGCGCGAACGGGGGAGCCGAGTGTGTAAGTCTCCCCCTGTCGGTACACAGCCTCTCCATTGTCAAGACCTCTGctgtgcctcctcgtggccacacACGGTAACTGGGTGCTTAGCGGCTCCAGGCTAAACAGTAGAGGATCTTGGAGCATCAGGGGGCCCCAGAGGTGTGGGACCATGGCCCACcgacgtgtggacacgccctggtccTACACCAACCCCTGACCCCACAGCCCAATGGGATATCCTTGGTTGGACATGGGCTAGGGGAGTCAACCCTGACCACAAATCTGTGTTGGGGCGACGCAATAGGCAAGGCCCAACAGACCGGGTTCTTGGCACACCTCTGCAGCAACCCAACAGTCCAGTCATGTTCTTCACCTGCCACTGGATCACCTGCTGGGCTGTCAAGATAGTGGACTGAGTTGTGTGCACCCTCTTTTCACTTAAAAATTCCAATGCACAAGTTTCACTCCATGTCATGTCATCTCTGAACTCCATTCCTCACAGCCATCTcatagctatcatcatcaccCACTTCATAAGACAAAAGTCCTCCGGCGATggggaaggggcggtgggggCAGGCATAGGTTGATGCTGGCAGCCTTCAGTCCCAACCCTGCACGAGAGGCGGCCCTGAGGTGATGGTCGTCGGAAGGCCAGGAATGGAAACAGTGGCCTCTGATAGGTCCTCTCGGGGTGTCTGGGCGGCCCTCTTTAGGATCCGCACCGCCCACCCCACAAGGGGAAGGGTCTATAAAAGGTGATCTAAAAATTGCCTGTTCCAATTCCCACGGGCGGGTAGCCGAACTCGTCGTGGCAACCCTTTTTTGTTCGGTCCGACACACAGATCAATTTAAAAAATGACAATCGGCACATGGAATGTGCGCACCCTACTTGACCTAACAGACAATGAAAGGCCCCATCGACGAACTGCCATCATTGCACACGAATTTAAGAGATATGGAATTGACATCGTAGCACTAAGTGAGACCCGTCTCTCTGAAGAGGGTTCACTTACAGAAGTAGGGGAAGGCTACACCTTCTTCTGGAAAGGCCTACCAGAAGGAGTACAACGTAATTATGGTGTAGCCTTTGCTGTCAAAACATCAATGCTGTCATCAATTCCACAGAGCCCGATAGGAGTAAGTGAACACCTTATGAGTTGGCGTATACCATTAACAAATAGCCGGTACGCAACTCTGATTAGTGCTTATGCTCCCACACTGGATGCAGAAGTAGAATCAAAAGATCGGTTCTACTCACAGCTTCACACCTTATTTCAATCAGTTCCCCATGATGACAAAATCATACTcctaggtgattttaatgcaggAGTTGGTCATAATCACCAGCTTTGGCAGGGGATCATGGGACGACATGGGGTTggaaaatgcaatgataatggaCTACGTGTGCTGACCTTCTGTtcccagcatatatatatatatatatatatatatatatatatatatatatatatatatatatatatatatatatatatatatatatatatatatatatatatatatatatatatatatatatatatatatatatacacacacacacacaaacacacacacacacacacacacacacgcacacacacacacacacacacacacacacatatatatatatatatatatatatatatatatatatatatatatatatatatatatatatatatatatatatatatatatatatttatatacatatatatatatatatatatatatatatatgtatatatatatatatatgtttgtgtgtgtgtgtgtgtgtgtgtgtgtgtgtgcatgtaaatgaatatatatatatatatatatatatatatatatatatatatatatatatatatatatatatatatatatatatatatatatatatatatatatatatatatatatatatatatatatatatatatatatatatatatttatatatatgcataaatatatacatatatatgaatatatatacccatatgtaaatatacatgtatatatatatctatatacatacatatatatatatatatatatatatatatatatatatatatatatatatatatatatatatatatatgtttacgtatattcatatatatttatatatatatatatatatatatatatatatatatatatatatatatatatacatatatatatatatatatatttatatatttatatatttatatatatgtatataaatatatatatatatatatatatatatatatatatatatatatatatatatatatatatatatatatatatatatatatatatatatatatatatatatatatatgtatatatatccataaataaattatatatatatttatatatatattcataaatatatataaatatatatatatatacatataatatatatatatatatatatatatatatatatatatgtatgtatatatatatatatatatatatatatatatatatatatatatatatatatatatatatatatatatatatatatatatatatatatatatatatatatttatgaatatatatatatatatatatatttatacatatatatatacatatatatatagacatagatatagatatagatataaacatatatatatatatatatatatatatatatatatatatatatatatatatgtatgtatatatatatatatatatatatatatatatatgtatatatatacatatatgcatatatatatatatatatatatatatatatatatatatatatatatacatatatatatatatatatatatatatatatatatatatatatatatatatatacatatacatatatatatagatagatagatattcatacatatatatatacatatatatgaatatatatacacccataagtatgtatatatgtatatatatatatatatatatatatatatatatatatatatatatatatatatatatatatatatatatatatatatatatatatatatatgtatatcaatttatatatatatatatatatatatatatatatatatatatatatatatatatatgtaagtatatgtatatatatatatacatacatatatatatatatatatatatatatatatgtatatatatatatttataaatatatatatatactatatataaatacatatatattcatgtatatatatatatatatttatatatatatgcatatatatatatatatatatatatatatatatatatataaatatgtatatgtatttatataaatatatatatatatatatatatatatatatatatatatatatatatatgtatgtatatgtatatatgtatatatatatatatatatatatatatatatatatgcctatatatatatatatatatatatatatatatatatgtttgtgtgtgtgtgtttgtgtgtgtgtgtgtgtacatgtaaatgaatatatatatatatatatatatatatatatacatatatatatatatatatatataaatatatatatacatatatatatatatacatatatataaatatatatatatatatatatatatatatatatttatatatatatatatatatatatgtttgtgtgtgtgtgtgtgtgtgtgtgtgtgtacatgtaaatgaatatatatatatatatatatatatatatatatatatatatatatatatatatatatatatatatatatatatatatatatatatatatatatatatatatatatatatatatatatatttatatatatacataaatatatacatatatatgaatatatatacccatatgtatacatacatgtatatatatatatctatatctatatcaatctttctatctatctatctatctatctctctatctatctatctatctatctatctatctatctctatctctatctctatctctctctctctctctctctctctctctctctctctctctctctctctctctctctctctctctctctctctctctctttatatatatatatatatatatatatatatatatatatatatatatatatatatatatatatatatatatatatatacattatatatatatatatatatatatatatatatatatatatatatatatgtatatatatatatacatatatctatatacacacacatatatacatatatatatatatatatatatatatatatatatatatatatatatgtatacatatatatgtatgtatataaatatatatatatatatatatatatatatatatatatatatatatatatatatatatatatatgtatatatatatatatatatatatacatatatatatatatatatatatatatatataaatatacatatatatatatatatatatatatatatatatatgtatatacatatatatatatatatatatatatatatatttatacatatatatatatatatatacatatatatatatatatatatatatatatatatattatatatatatatatatatatatatatgtgtatatatatatatatatatttatacatatatatatatacatatatatatatatatatatatatatatatatatatatatatatataaaaatatattatatattatataatatatatatatatatatatataatatatatataaaaaaattatatatatataaaatatatatatataaaatatataaaatataaaatatatatatatatatatatatatatgtatatatatatatatatatatatatatatatatatatatatatatatatattatattatatatatatatatatatatatatatatatatatatatatatatatacatatgtgtgtgtgtgtgtgtgtgtgttttttttttttttgttgttgttttttttttttttttattttttttttttgttttgtttgtttattgtattttttttttttttttgtttttattataattatattatat encodes:
- the LOC138863723 gene encoding craniofacial development protein 2-like yields the protein MTIGTWNVRTLLDLTDNERPHRRTAIIAHEFKRYGIDIVALSETRLSEEGSLTEVGEGYTFFWKGLPEGVQRNYGVAFAVKTSMLSSIPQSPIGVSEHLMSWRIPLTNSRYATLISAYAPTLDAEVESKDRFYSQLHTLFQSVPHDDKIILLGDFNAGVGHNHQLWQGIMGRHGWCQAVAQYNKIRESSSIQKLSNSCESQICVTMIVKVTMTKDNGNSAF